In a genomic window of Clavelina lepadiformis chromosome 7, kaClaLepa1.1, whole genome shotgun sequence:
- the LOC143464803 gene encoding cGMP-specific 3',5'-cyclic phosphodiesterase-like isoform X2, producing MTSGANSLTKDQIEAWLDDHPDFTSDYFLRKATQSMINAWIADRVIRIAADDSRLGGIDRPPSRNSLKNDGEIARPASASSETSGGRKTPIRKISHEEINARHLPLKPMVSTDELGAPSFYTPETMSPTVPRKSVTVSRAAEKLRRISHYHNPMVNKPPPTEEVAGSDSVIDERDMIMELVLDIAMDLDVTSVSHRILQNVSILLDADRCSLFLMREKEGEKFLVSRLFDVNKKSSLEETIVLKNEIRINLGQGIAGLVGLTGNTLNIPDAYQDSRFNQTVDQKTGYKTRSILCMPIKDSGKKIVGVAQVINKSVGAFTKKDEKIFASYLGFCGIAIHNAQLFEKIQLENRRNEVLLDLARALFEEQVSLNVVMDTILTHTTSLLSCERSSVMLVDPTQPEDGFKQTFEHVSDEVQTVNHLGNCLNAEDKKNRRKVPFNIEITSYVRKTGQSLNVSDVTKDKRFIFEEDAELGFKTKSLLCVPIRDSLRQVIGVIQLLNKNRRTGYGFTKSDVQMLEAFAIFCGLGISNARIYEKTAKLAAKQQVVLEVLSYHAIAPANDALHLLQSDIRSSKSYDLLRYQFDDSVLSDHDTMKAAIRMFIDLNMIEKFHIDYRCLCRWIASVKRNYRNVRYHNWRHAFNVCQSAFCMMKTGGLSPVFSATEKLALLVACLSHDLDHRGTNNAFQAKVEHPLARLYSTSTMEHHHYNQCLMLLQSDGCEILSQLSSAEYAHVIKLIQHAIISTDLAIYFQKRQEFFDIVDRQQQNWSDNEHHKELLRGMLMTGTDVSAITKPWQIEYKVAQQVAEEFFEQGDIEKDRLHQEPVDMMNRKLKHKLPNMQVGFIDSICLPLYKALTKVNKGLQPMLDGCLDNKRNWEDLAQNPNSGKNF from the exons ATGACGTCCGGTGCTAACAGCTTGACAAAAGATCAAATAG AGGCCTGGTTAGATGACCATCCCGACTTCACATCGGATTACTTTCTGCGAAAGGCGACCCAATCCATGATAAATGCATGGATAGCAGACAGGGTTATACGAATAGCAGCGGATGACAGTCGACTTGGCGGTATTGACAGGCCTCCTTCGCGAAATTCATTGAAAAACG ATGGCGAAATCGCCAGACCTGCAAGCGCTTCCAGCGAAACGAGTGGAGGTCGGAAGACGCCCATTCGTAAGATAAGCCATGAGGAGATCAACGCACGCCACCTTCCCCTCAAACCGATGGTATCGACAGATGAGTTGGGTGCACCGAGTTTTTACACTCCGGAAACGATGTCCCCGACTGTGCCCCGAAAGTCCGTGACTGTCTCCAGGGCTGCTGAGAAGCTCCGACGGATATCTCACTACCACAACCCAATGGTGAACAAGCCACCGCCAACTGAAGAAGTTGCGGGCAGTGATTCCGTGATTGACGAACGCGACATGATCATGGAGTTAGTTTTGGACATCGCGATGGATCTTGATGTGACGTCAGTCAGCCATAGAATCTTGCAG AATGTGAGTATCTTATTGGACGCTGACAGATGTTCGCTGTTTCTCATGAGAGAAAAAGAGGGCGAAAAATTTCTCGTTAGTCGTCTCTTCGACGTCAACAAG AAATCATCTTTAGAAGAAACCATTGTACTGAAAAACGAAATACGAATTAACCTCGGTCAGGGCATTGCAGGTTTAGTCGGTCTTACTGGCAACACTCTAAACATACCCGATGCCTACCAG GATTCCCGATTCAACCAAACCGTGGATCAAAAGACTGGCTATAAGACTCGAAGTATCCTCTGTATGCCGATCAAAGACAGTGGCAAAAAG ATTGTCGGTGTCGCTCAAGTGATCAATAAAAGTGTGGGGGCGTTTAcgaaaaaagatgaaaaaatctTCGCATCCTATCTCGGATTTTGTGGAATCGCAATCCATAACGCTCaactatttgaaaaaattcaacttGAAAACAGGAGAAACGAG GTTCTCCTGGACTTGGCTCGTGCCTTATTCGAAGAGCAAGTTTCCCTTAACGTGGTCATGGATACTATTCTAACTCACACAACATCACTGTTAAGTTGCGAGAGATCTTCGGTGATGTTAGTAGACCCTACCCAGCCTGAAG ACGGGTTCAAACAAACGTTCGAGCACGTATCGGACGAAGTGCAGACTGTCAATCACCTTGGAAACTGTTTGAATGCAGAAGACAAAAAGAACAGGAGAAAAGTGCCGTTCAATATTGAAATTACCTCATACGTCAGAAAAACTGGACAG AGTTTGAATGTTTCAGACGTTACCAAGGACAAAAGGTTTATCTTCGAG GAAGATGCGGAGCTGGGATTTAAAACCAAATCCCTTCTGTGTGTTCCGATTCGTGACAGTTTGCGCCAAGTAATAG GCGTAATTCAGCTACTGAACAAGAACCGCAGGACAGGTTATGGGTTTACAAAAAGCGACGTACAAATGCTCGAGGcctttgcaatattttgtgGGCTTGGAATATCGAACGCTCGAATTTATGAGAAAACAGCGAAGCTGGCGGCAAAACAACAAGTTGTGTTGGAG gTCCTGTCCTATCATGCCATCGCCCCTGCGAACGATGCGTTACATTTATTG CAAAGCGATATCCGATCGTCGAAGAGCTACGACTTGCTACGTTACCAATTTGACGATTCTGTTCTCTCCGACCACGACACTATGAAAGCAGCGATTCGAATGTTCATTGACCTCAATATGATTGAAAAGTTCCATATTGATTACAGG TGTCTGTGTCGTTGGATCGCAAGTGTAAAGAGGAATTATCGAAATGTCCGCTACCACAACTGGAGACATGCTTTTAACGTTTGCCAGAGTGCGTTTTGCATGATGAAGACCGGTGGTTTGTCTCCGGTGTTTAGCGCCACTGAAAAGCTTGCTCTTCTCGTAGCCTGCCTATCACACGACCTTGATCATCGAGGAACTAACAATGCATTCCAAGCTAA AGTTGAACATCCTCTGGCAAGATTATACTCAACTTCAACGATGGAGCATCATCATTACAATCAATGTTTGATGTTGCTTCAAAGTGATG GTTGTGAGATTCTCTCCCAGCTGAGCTCCGCAGAATACGCCCATGTTATTAAGCTGATTCAGCACGCAATCATAAGCACGGACCTTGccatttattttcagaaaaggCAAGAATTCTTTGACATCGTTGACCGTCAGCAGCAAAACTGGTCCGATAATGAACATCACAAAGAACTGCTAAG GGGTATGCTTATGACCGGTACCGACGTGTCGGCCATCACAAAGCCTTGGCAAATCGAATACAAG GTTGCGCAACAGGTAGCGGAAGAATTTTTTGAACAAGGTGACATAGAAAAGGATCGTCTTCACCAGGAACCTGTCGACATGATGAATCGAAAGTTGAAGCACAAATTACCTAACATGCAGGTTGGATTTATCGACAGCATTTGCTTGCCACTATATAAG GCATTGACCAAAGTAAATAAAGGGCTTCAACCGATGCTAGACGGCTGCCTTGACAACAAGAGAAATTGGGAGGATTTAGCACAAAATCCGAACTCGGGAAAGAACTTCTGA
- the LOC143464803 gene encoding cGMP-specific 3',5'-cyclic phosphodiesterase-like isoform X1 gives MTSGANSLTKDQIEAWLDDHPDFTSDYFLRKATQSMINAWIADRVIRIAADDSRLGGIDRPPSRNSLKNDGEIARPASASSETSGGRKTPIRKISHEEINARHLPLKPMVSTDELGAPSFYTPETMSPTVPRKSVTVSRAAEKLRRISHYHNPMVNKPPPTEEVAGSDSVIDERDMIMELVLDIAMDLDVTSVSHRILQNVSILLDADRCSLFLMREKEGEKFLVSRLFDVNKKSSLEETIVLKNEIRINLGQGIAGLVGLTGNTLNIPDAYQDSRFNQTVDQKTGYKTRSILCMPIKDSGKKIVGVAQVINKSVGAFTKKDEKIFASYLGFCGIAIHNAQLFEKIQLENRRNEVLLDLARALFEEQVSLNVVMDTILTHTTSLLSCERSSVMLVDPTQPEDGFKQTFEHVSDEVQTVNHLGNCLNAEDKKNRRKVPFNIEITSYVRKTGQSLNVSDVTKDKRFIFEEDAELGFKTKSLLCVPIRDSLRQVIGVIQLLNKNRRTGYGFTKSDVQMLEAFAIFCGLGISNARIYEKTAKLAAKQQVVLEVLSYHAIAPANDALHLLQSDIRSSKSYDLLRYQFDDSVLSDHDTMKAAIRMFIDLNMIEKFHIDYRCLCRWIASVKRNYRNVRYHNWRHAFNVCQSAFCMMKTGGLSPVFSATEKLALLVACLSHDLDHRGTNNAFQAKVEHPLARLYSTSTMEHHHYNQCLMLLQSDGCEILSQLSSAEYAHVIKLIQHAIISTDLAIYFQKRQEFFDIVDRQQQNWSDNEHHKELLRSVVITGCDIAGITKPWNIQTKVAQQVAEEFFEQGDIEKDRLHQEPVDMMNRKLKHKLPNMQVGFIDSICLPLYKALTKVNKGLQPMLDGCLDNKRNWEDLAQNPNSGKNF, from the exons ATGACGTCCGGTGCTAACAGCTTGACAAAAGATCAAATAG AGGCCTGGTTAGATGACCATCCCGACTTCACATCGGATTACTTTCTGCGAAAGGCGACCCAATCCATGATAAATGCATGGATAGCAGACAGGGTTATACGAATAGCAGCGGATGACAGTCGACTTGGCGGTATTGACAGGCCTCCTTCGCGAAATTCATTGAAAAACG ATGGCGAAATCGCCAGACCTGCAAGCGCTTCCAGCGAAACGAGTGGAGGTCGGAAGACGCCCATTCGTAAGATAAGCCATGAGGAGATCAACGCACGCCACCTTCCCCTCAAACCGATGGTATCGACAGATGAGTTGGGTGCACCGAGTTTTTACACTCCGGAAACGATGTCCCCGACTGTGCCCCGAAAGTCCGTGACTGTCTCCAGGGCTGCTGAGAAGCTCCGACGGATATCTCACTACCACAACCCAATGGTGAACAAGCCACCGCCAACTGAAGAAGTTGCGGGCAGTGATTCCGTGATTGACGAACGCGACATGATCATGGAGTTAGTTTTGGACATCGCGATGGATCTTGATGTGACGTCAGTCAGCCATAGAATCTTGCAG AATGTGAGTATCTTATTGGACGCTGACAGATGTTCGCTGTTTCTCATGAGAGAAAAAGAGGGCGAAAAATTTCTCGTTAGTCGTCTCTTCGACGTCAACAAG AAATCATCTTTAGAAGAAACCATTGTACTGAAAAACGAAATACGAATTAACCTCGGTCAGGGCATTGCAGGTTTAGTCGGTCTTACTGGCAACACTCTAAACATACCCGATGCCTACCAG GATTCCCGATTCAACCAAACCGTGGATCAAAAGACTGGCTATAAGACTCGAAGTATCCTCTGTATGCCGATCAAAGACAGTGGCAAAAAG ATTGTCGGTGTCGCTCAAGTGATCAATAAAAGTGTGGGGGCGTTTAcgaaaaaagatgaaaaaatctTCGCATCCTATCTCGGATTTTGTGGAATCGCAATCCATAACGCTCaactatttgaaaaaattcaacttGAAAACAGGAGAAACGAG GTTCTCCTGGACTTGGCTCGTGCCTTATTCGAAGAGCAAGTTTCCCTTAACGTGGTCATGGATACTATTCTAACTCACACAACATCACTGTTAAGTTGCGAGAGATCTTCGGTGATGTTAGTAGACCCTACCCAGCCTGAAG ACGGGTTCAAACAAACGTTCGAGCACGTATCGGACGAAGTGCAGACTGTCAATCACCTTGGAAACTGTTTGAATGCAGAAGACAAAAAGAACAGGAGAAAAGTGCCGTTCAATATTGAAATTACCTCATACGTCAGAAAAACTGGACAG AGTTTGAATGTTTCAGACGTTACCAAGGACAAAAGGTTTATCTTCGAG GAAGATGCGGAGCTGGGATTTAAAACCAAATCCCTTCTGTGTGTTCCGATTCGTGACAGTTTGCGCCAAGTAATAG GCGTAATTCAGCTACTGAACAAGAACCGCAGGACAGGTTATGGGTTTACAAAAAGCGACGTACAAATGCTCGAGGcctttgcaatattttgtgGGCTTGGAATATCGAACGCTCGAATTTATGAGAAAACAGCGAAGCTGGCGGCAAAACAACAAGTTGTGTTGGAG gTCCTGTCCTATCATGCCATCGCCCCTGCGAACGATGCGTTACATTTATTG CAAAGCGATATCCGATCGTCGAAGAGCTACGACTTGCTACGTTACCAATTTGACGATTCTGTTCTCTCCGACCACGACACTATGAAAGCAGCGATTCGAATGTTCATTGACCTCAATATGATTGAAAAGTTCCATATTGATTACAGG TGTCTGTGTCGTTGGATCGCAAGTGTAAAGAGGAATTATCGAAATGTCCGCTACCACAACTGGAGACATGCTTTTAACGTTTGCCAGAGTGCGTTTTGCATGATGAAGACCGGTGGTTTGTCTCCGGTGTTTAGCGCCACTGAAAAGCTTGCTCTTCTCGTAGCCTGCCTATCACACGACCTTGATCATCGAGGAACTAACAATGCATTCCAAGCTAA AGTTGAACATCCTCTGGCAAGATTATACTCAACTTCAACGATGGAGCATCATCATTACAATCAATGTTTGATGTTGCTTCAAAGTGATG GTTGTGAGATTCTCTCCCAGCTGAGCTCCGCAGAATACGCCCATGTTATTAAGCTGATTCAGCACGCAATCATAAGCACGGACCTTGccatttattttcagaaaaggCAAGAATTCTTTGACATCGTTGACCGTCAGCAGCAAAACTGGTCCGATAATGAACATCACAAAGAACTGCTAAG GAGCGTAGTTATAACCGGATGTGACATAGCTGGCATCACCAAGCCGTGGAACATACAGACCAAG GTTGCGCAACAGGTAGCGGAAGAATTTTTTGAACAAGGTGACATAGAAAAGGATCGTCTTCACCAGGAACCTGTCGACATGATGAATCGAAAGTTGAAGCACAAATTACCTAACATGCAGGTTGGATTTATCGACAGCATTTGCTTGCCACTATATAAG GCATTGACCAAAGTAAATAAAGGGCTTCAACCGATGCTAGACGGCTGCCTTGACAACAAGAGAAATTGGGAGGATTTAGCACAAAATCCGAACTCGGGAAAGAACTTCTGA
- the LOC143464804 gene encoding alpha-1,6-mannosylglycoprotein 6-beta-N-acetylglucosaminyltransferase A-like has protein sequence MYLSFYALKRSVALIAICWSLVLFAMHRRLLTQHNEREQLEVRSLAGGLMHISCGKNEIILRDRHCIKRVKWVAENWQSHGCFSFYGVNSTETDLVCSVYRYLVYVERACPSPNEPDTFFSNVLPSPKAAKQHLQLAEVRNDLTSLISKLEECGSVCKWIGDRVKAMVPSWTDTSKTVSKMMSLGATEQNIREDLITNKTDWFNPNEAKDFIGVGTPRIKLTILLHMGLLTKAYGLNFGEAAWVGGPLGELVQWSDLMAALHILGHDIILSWSPERLKEIVSPHRNRFDTCKPSKAVDLIFTDITGIEQIREALGTLFHYRCLLRVLDVYGTDPEYNHPKFNPDKANPAARTWGSKGLNPAQFFTHFPHSPDNSFMGFVVNADNDGPSVSVETDSKSIALLYGKRTEILDGGAKLKYIDKIYKYFDEMHATMWRKDKGDEYDVIPNYVINHKNMEQSAFLDLLDKASVYVGVGTPVEGPAALEAIAKGVVFLNPKFNPPRHVTQGKPTARTLTSQNPYAENRIGKPHVYTINIRNLTDIEVALKKIKESPRPKPYVPHEFTRLGFLERVNAYIENQDFCSETLRTHSQNAKVIWIAEKKRWPPKSSLQIRLSNPGESCTAACTRHDLICERNFFQDINSTLGFRLRRQPCPSERTIFPLQEYHQIRKRIFSSEFAIPCHAPSYDAREEECLLQSDELLYSCACTPPIAVSRLCPCREVNPRQTALCDSCL, from the exons ATGTATCTGTCCTTTTATGCACTGAAAAGATCTGTTGCATTGATCGCAATATGTTGGAGTCTCGTATTATTCGCAATGCATCGTCGCTTGCTGACGCAACACAATGAGAGGGAGCAGTTGGAG GTACGCTCCTTAGCTGGAGGCCTCATGCACATTTCCTGTGGAAAAAACGAGATTATCTTGAGAGACCGGCATTGCATCAAGCGAGTAAAGTGGGTGGCAGAAAATTGGCAATCCCACGGATGCTTTTCCTTCTACGGTGTTAATTCCACAGAAACAG ATCTCGTTTGCTCGGTTTACCGCTACTTGGTCTACGTTGAACGTGCATGTCCAAGTCCTAACGAACCGGACACTTTCTTTTCCAATGTTTTACCGTCGCCAAAGGCCGCAAAACAGCATCTTCAACTGGCTGAAGTCAGAAACGACCTGACGTCGTTGATAAGCAAGCTGGAGGAATGCGGATCG GTTTGCAAGTGGATTGGCGATAGAGTGAAAGCAATGGTACCAAGTTGGACAGACACCAGCAAAACTGTCTCTAAAATGATGTCCTTGGGAGCAACGGAGCAGAACATAAGAGAAGatttaataacaaacaaaactgacTGGTTTAACCCTAACGAAGCCAAAGATTTTATCGGGGTCGGTACCCCCAGGATAAAACTCACAATACTTCTGCATATGGGGCTTTTAACAAAAGCCTATGGATTAAACTTCGGTGAAGCGGCATGGGTCGGGGGTCCGTTAGGGGAGCTTGTTCAGTGGTCTGATTTGATGGCGGCTCTACATATTCTGGGGCATGACATCATACTTTCGTGGTCTCCTGAAAGATTAAAAGAGATCGTTTCTCCCCATAGGAACAGATTTGATACTTGCAAACCATCGAAAGCAGTTGATTTGATCTTTACAGACATTACCGGCATTGAACAG ATTCGTGAAGCGCTTGGGACACTATTCCACTACAGATGTCTTCTCAGAGTATTAGACGTTTATGGCACCGATCCGGAGTACAACCACCCAAAATTTAATCCTGATAAAGCGAATCCTGCTGCTCGAACGTGGGGAA GTAAAGGTTTAAACCCTGCTCAGTTCTTCACTCACTTTCCACATTCGCCCGATAACTCGTTCATGGGATTCGTTGTGAACGCAGATAACGATGGTCCATCTGTCTCAGTAGAAACCGACAG CAAATCTATCGCACTTCTTTACGGAAAACGCACAGAGATTCTAGATGGAGGAGCGAAACTGAAATACATCGACAAAATCTACAAATATTTCGATGAGATGCACGCCACCATGTGGAGGAAAGATAAAGGG GAtgaatatgacgtcattcctAATTACGTCATCAACCACAAAAACATGGAACAGTCGGCATTTCTAGACCTGCTCGATAAAGCGTCGGTCTATGTTGGCGTTGGTACCCCAGTGGAAGGTCCCGCAGCTCTGGAGGCGATCGCTAAAGGTGTCGTCTTCCTAAACCCTAAGTTTAACCCTCCTCGACATGTGACCCAAGGAAAGCCCACAGCTCGTACCTTGACCTCTCAAAACCCATATGCTGAGAACCGTATAG GCAAGCCACACGTATACACGATTAACATTCGCAACCTCACAGACATTGAGGTGGCACttaaaaagataaaagaaTCTCCTCGGCCTAAGCCATACGTGCCCCATGAATTTACAAGACTGGGATTTCTAGAA AGAGTAAATGCTTACATAGAAAACCAAGACTTTTGCAGTGAAACACTCAGGACCCACTCGCAAAACGCAAAAGTTATATGGATAGCAGAAAAGAAACGATGGCCGCCAAAATCATCACTACAG ATACGACTATCAAATCCTGGTGAGTCGTGTACCGCAGCTTGCACTCGCCACGACTTAATTTGCGAGAGAAATTTTTTCCAAGACATAAATTCTACTCTCGGCTTCCGCCTGAGGAGGCAGCCCTGTCCAAGCGAACGGACTATTTTTCCGCTTCAGGAATATCACCAAATAAGAAAGAGAATTTTCAGCAGTGAATTTGCGATACCTTGTCACGCACCGAGCTACGACGCAAGAGAGGAAGAGTGTCTTTTGCAAAGCGACGAGTTACTCTATTCATGCGCTTGTACGCCTCCTATCGCCGTAAGTAGGTTATGCCCGTGCAGGGAAGTAAACCCCAGACAAACGGCGCTATGTGATAGTTGTCTGTGA